A single genomic interval of Solimonas sp. K1W22B-7 harbors:
- the yjgA gene encoding ribosome biogenesis factor YjgA, translated as MRRRKDPDFNPDEFFAGPSKSQLKRDMLELQEMGTALDQLPQDRLDAIEMSDSLREAMAELKRLKNGEARRRHMQYIGKLLRDEDPERFRRALTEYKQGQNRAIQLLQEMERWRQRLLADEKGIVAWAEVYPAADTPAFRKLVERARHEMADDEEHGRGGSKGPCYRELFQAVRDALQAPKGG; from the coding sequence ATGCGCCGACGTAAAGATCCTGATTTCAACCCCGACGAATTCTTCGCCGGCCCCAGCAAGTCGCAGCTCAAGCGCGACATGCTCGAGCTGCAGGAGATGGGCACGGCGCTGGACCAGCTGCCGCAGGACCGGCTCGACGCCATCGAAATGAGCGACTCGCTGCGCGAGGCCATGGCCGAACTCAAGCGCCTGAAGAACGGCGAGGCGCGCCGGCGCCACATGCAGTACATCGGCAAGCTGCTGCGCGACGAGGACCCGGAGCGCTTCCGCCGTGCGCTGACCGAGTACAAGCAGGGCCAGAACCGCGCGATCCAGCTGCTGCAGGAGATGGAGCGCTGGCGCCAGCGCCTGCTGGCCGACGAAAAGGGCATCGTGGCCTGGGCCGAGGTCTACCCGGCCGCCGATACCCCGGCCTTCCGCAAGCTGGTGGAACGCGCGCGCCACGAGATGGCGGACGACGAGGAACATGGACGCGGCGGCAGCAAGGGTCCGTGCTACCGCGAGCTGTTCCAGGCGGTGCGGGATGCGTTGCAGGCGCCGAAAGGTGGCTGA